In one Brassica oleracea var. oleracea cultivar TO1000 chromosome C9, BOL, whole genome shotgun sequence genomic region, the following are encoded:
- the LOC106318996 gene encoding WEB family protein At5g55860, protein MVAKKGRRDSSDSSPSVEVGEIDTSSPFQSVKDAVSLFGREAAFSAEKQPLVRKPSPQSAEKVLVKQTELHVAQKELNKLKDQLKNAETIREQALSELEWAKRTVDELTRKLDAVNESRDAANKVTEAAKSLIKEAKPGNVSVSSSDDAEGLDMEHYGMVCKELDTAKQELRKIRQVSNEVSETKNVALTKEEEAKEVTKVYSEKIELLRKEIAAVNESVEQTKLACSQAQKEQSEIFAEKEIQHQSYKAGMEESAKKLLALKSEFDPEFAKKLEAQLTETYNEIDELQKQMETAKASDTESVNGVSLELKEAKGLLEKLVEEEKSLEKSVESLKAELENVKTERSEVEAKEAEIETVAGDLNLKLSQSKSELEECVAEEGKANAALEDMMSTLNQITSETEAARREADAMRNKAEELKKEAETAHLALEETELNLRVALDEAEEAKTTEAKALGQIKSMSEKSNAVRNSTSSESGPQSITLSRDEFKSLSKRAEVSDKLADMKVAAALAQVEAVRASENETLKKLETTQEEIEKLKTATEEALKKAAMADAAKKAVEGELRRWRERDQKKAEEAASRILAEAEARMSVESSPQHLYYKDTKQKPVHKKLEKTRTSVVSKKVLMPNLSGIFSRKKNQAEWGSPSYLPGEKPF, encoded by the exons ATGGTTGCTAAGAAAGGACGTAGAGACTCTTCAGATTCTTCTCCTTCTGTGGAGGTTGGAGAGATAGACACAAGCTCTCCTTTTCAATCTGTTAAGGATGCTGTTAGTCTCTTCGGTCGTGAAGCTGCCTTTTCCGCTGAAAAGCAGCCTCTCGTTCGAAAACCCAGTCCCCAATCCGCTGAG AAAGTTTTGGTGAAGCAAACTGAGCTTCACGTGGCGCAGAAAGAGCTGAACAAGTTAAAGGACCAGCTTAAGAACGCTGAAACAATCAGAGAGCAAGCCTTGAGTGAGCTCGAGTGGGCTAAGAGAACTGTTGACGAGCTTACTCGCAAGCTTGATGCGGTTAATGAGTCGAGAGATGCTGCGAATAAAGTGACTGAAGCTGCCAAGAGTCTGATCAAAGAAGCGAAACCAGGGAATGTTTCTGTGTCTAGCAGTGATGATGCTGAGGGTTTGGATATGGAACATTATGGGATGGTGTGCAAGGAGCTTGATACAGCGAAGCAAGAGCTGAGAAAGATCCGTCAGGTTTCAAATGAGGTTTCTGAAACAAAGAATGTTGCGTTAACCAAAGAAGAGGAAGCTAAAGAAGTGACTAAAGTTTATTCAGAGAAGATCGAGTTGCTTAGAAAGGAGATCGCAGCTGTTAACGAATCAGTTGAACAGACTAAGCTTGCTTGTTCTCAAGCTCAGAAAGAACAGTCTGAGATTTTTGCAGAGAAGGAGATTCAGCACCAATCTTATAAAGCTGGCATGGAAGAGTCTGCCAAGAAGCTGCTCGCTTTGAAGAGCGAGTTTGATCCTGAGTTTGCTAAAAAGCTTGAAGCGCAGTTAACTGAAACATACAACGAGATCGATGAGTTGCAGAAGCAAATGGAGACTGCGAAAGCATCTGATACGGAGTCTGTTAATGGGGTGAGTCTGGAGCTGAAAGAAGCAAAGGGTTTACTAGAGAAGCTCGTGGAAGAAGAGAAGTCTTTGGAAAAGTCAGTGGAATCTCTCAAAGCAGAGCTAGAGAATGTGAAGACAGAGCGCAGTGAAGTTGAAGCCAAGGAGGCTGAGATCGAAACTGTGGCTGGAGATCTTAATCTGAAGCTTAGCCAAAGCAAGAGTGAGCTTGAAGAATGCGTTGCAGAGGAAGGTAAAGCAAACGCTGCTTTGGAAGATATGATGTCAACCTTGAATCAAATCACTTCTGAGACGGAAGCTGCTCGAAGAGAAGCTGACGCAATGAGAAACAAAGCCGAGGAGCTGAAGAAGGAAGCAGAAACGGCGCATCTCGCGCTTGAGGAGACAGAGCTGAACTTGAGGGTGGCCCTAGATGAAGCTGAAGAAGCAAAAACTACAGAGGCAAAGGCCCTTGGACAGATAAAGTCCATGTCTGAAAAATCCAACGCTGTACGCAACTCCACGTCATCCGAGTCTGGACCTCAGAGCATCACACTGTCTCGGGATGAGTTCAAGTCTCTGAGCAAGAGAGCTGAGGTATCTGATAAGTTAGCGGATATGAAAGTGGCGGCTGCGCTGGCTCAGGTGGAAGCAGTGAGAGCTAGCGAAAACGAGACGCTGAAGAAGTTGGAGACGACGCAAGAGGAGATCGAGAAGCTAAAGACTGCAACGGAGGAGGCACTGAAGAAAGCAGCTATGGCTGATGCTGCAAAGAAAGCGGTCGAAGGAGAGCTCAGGAGGTGGCGGGAAAGAGATCAGAAGAAAGCAGAGGAAGCAGCGTCGAGGATTCTTGCCGAGGCTGAGGCCAGGATGTCTGTTGAATCATCACCGCAGCACCTCTACTACAAAGACACGAAACAGAAACCTGTTCACAAGAAGCTGGAGAAGACAAGAACTAGTGTGGTGTCAAAGAAAGTGTTGATGCCGAATCTAAGTGGAATCTTTAGTAGAAAGAAGAATCAAGCGGAGTGGGGTTCTCCTTCTTACCTCCCTGGAGAGAAACCCTTTTGA
- the LOC106318377 gene encoding altered inheritance of mitochondria protein 32, which translates to MGSGRRYMDDPLALNRNPLPSSSSPITVSNPLDGFLGESTSRSGSFESESISEEGDFGAEKLAGTVEFYERHVFLCYKKPSFWPARIEASEFDRLPRLLSSVVSARKSDMKKETLLTICEGHDGTETSNGDVLIFPDMIRYRRLTHFDVDTFVEEVLVKDVVWLPGNPEPLSGSYVFVCCHGSRDRRCGVYGPSLVSRFREDIEMCGLEGQVSVSPCSHIGGHKYTGDVIIYGSNINQRVTGNWYGLVTLEDVPQLLEQHIYRGQILDRLWRGEMGLLEEDQKKTQEQRFQERNAEKINNGEVSLVVQQNGNSSWCLEEENHTENITSEKEISVKSASSRVSSSKKGSSYGFKVCAAMSMWLENWEKEDTYAALSVVCAAASVAIAYNCYKQLK; encoded by the exons ATGGGAAGCGGAAGAAGATACATGGACGACCCTTTAGCCTTGAACAGAAACCCATTACCCTCCTCCTCGTCTCCCATCACCGTATCCAACCCTCTCGACGGCTTTCTCGGCGAATCGACCTCTCGCTCTGGAAGCTTCGAAAGTGAGAGCATCAGCGAAGAAGGCGATTTCGGAGCTGAGAAACTCGCCGGGACCGTAGAGTTCTACGAGAGACATGTCTTCTTGTGCTACAAAAAGCCCTCCTTTTGGCCGGCCAGGATCGAGGCCTCCGAGTTCGATCGGTTGCCGAGGCTTCTCTCTTCCGTCGTGTCTGCGAGGAAGAGTGATATGAAGAAAGAG ACTCTACTCACAATATGTGAGGGCCATGATGGGACTGAGACATCTAATGGAGATGTGTTGATCTTTCCGGATATGATCAGATACAG AAGGTTGACTCATTTTGATGTGGACACATTTGTGGAAGAGGTGCTTGTGAAGGATGTTGTGTGGCTGCCTGGAAATCCTGAACCTCTAAGTGGTTCATATGTCTTTGTATGTTGTCATGGATCCAGAGACCGGCGTTGCGGGGTTTATGGACCCTCTCTGGTTAGTAGATTCAGAGAAGATATTGAAATGTGTGGTCTTGAAGGTCAAGTTTCTGTCAGCCCTTGTTCCCACATTGGTGGTCACAAATACACTGGAGATGTCATCATCTATGGATCAAACATTAACCAGAGAGTCACAGGAAACTG GTATGGGTTAGTGACTCTAGAAGATGTACCTCAACTGCTGGAGCAACATATTTACAGAGGCCAAATCCTAGACCGCCTTTGGAG GGGTGAAATGGGTCTGTTAGAAGAAGATCAGAAGAAAACTCAAGAACAGAGGTTCCAAGAACGAAATGCTGAAAAGATCAACAACGGGGAGGTGTCCCTCGTTGTCCAACAGAATGGGAATTCATCTTGGTGTTTAGAGGAGGAGAATCACACTGAGAATATTACCTCGGAAAAAGAAATCTCTGTTAAAAGTGCATCTTCTCGGGTAAGTAGCAGCAAGAAGGGATCTTCCTATGGATTCAAGGTTTGTGCTGCGATGTCAATGTGGTTGGAGAATTGGGAGAAAGAAGATACGTATGCCGCTTTATCTGTTGTTTGTGCTGCTGCATCTGTGGCTATTGCCTATAACTGCTACAAGCAATTGAAATGA
- the LOC106318378 gene encoding serine/threonine-protein kinase D6PK, with translation MASKTPEGSLSSSSQSMSVSTLADQVSSTLSFADPSTDTKTGNNNNKTSEQGESGKSSTCRPSTSSDISDESTCSSFSSSINKPHKANDVRWEAIQAVRTKHGGLGLNHFRLLKRLGCGDIGTVHLAELNGTRCYFAMKVMDKTALASRKKLLRAQTEREILQCLDHPFLPTLYSHFETEKFSCLVMEFCPGGDLHTLRQRQPGKRFTEQAAKFYVAEVLLAMEYLHMLGIIYRDLKPENVLVRDDGHVMLSDFDLSLRCTVSLSIVRSTNLGSEGLSKNSVSCSQQPACIQQPSCISMAPTSCFGPRFFSSKSKKDKKAKTDNGNHQVTPLPELVAEPTSARSMSFVGTHEYLAPEIIKGEGHGSAVDWWTFGIFLYELLFGKTPFKGSGNRATLFNVVGQPLRFPESPVVSFAARDLIRSLLVKEPQHRLAYKRGATEMKQHPFFEGVNWALVRCATPPEVPKPVDLEPVKQHTPATPASAASTSVRSDQSNYLEFDFF, from the exons ATGGCCTCCAAAACTCCAGAAGGATCACTTTCCAGTTCCAGTCAAAGTATGTCAGTTAGTACTTTAGCAGATCAAGTCTCTTCCACCTTGTCTTTCGCCGATCCAAGCACTGACACCAAAACCGGTAACAACAACAACAAGACCAGCGAGCAAGGGGAGAGCGGGAAGAGCAGCACGTGTAGACCGAGCACGAGCAGTGACATAAGCGACGAGAGCACTTGCAGCAGCTTCAGCAGCAGCATCAACAAACCACACAAGGCCAACGATGTGAGATGGGAAGCCATTCAAGCTGTCAGAACCAAACACGGCGGTTTGGGATTGAACCATTTTAGGCTCTTGAAGAGGTTAGGATGTGGTGATATCGGAACTGTCCATCTCGCTGAGTTGAACGGGACGAGGTGTTACTTTGCCATGAAGGTTATGGACAAAACAGCTTTGGCTAGCAGGAAAAAGCTTCTTAGAGCTCAGACCGAGAGAGAGATTCTTCAGTGTCTTGATCACCCGTTTCTACCCACACTCTACAGTCATTTTGAAACTGAGAAGTTCTCTTGTTTGGTTATGGAGTTTTGCCCTGGAGGTGACTTGCATACGCTGAGACAGAGACAACCAGGGAAACGCTTCACCGAGCAAGCTGCAAA GTTCTATGTAGCGGAGGTGCTTCTTGCAATGGAGTATCTACACATGCTGGGGATCATTTACCGTGATCTGAAACCAGAGAATGTTCTTGTGAGAGATGATGGACACGTGATGCTTTCGGATTTTGATCTCTCCCTGAGATGTACTGTGAGCCTCTCGATAGTCAGATCAACCAATCTCGGATCCGAAGGCTTGTCAAAGAACTCAGTTTCTTGCTCGCAGCAACCCGCTTGCATCCAGCAGCCGTCTTGCATCTCAATGGCTCCAACATCTTGCTTTGGTCCTCGGTTCTTCTCATCCAAGTCCAAGAAAGACAAGAAAGCGAAAACAGATAACGGTAACCACCAAGTTACTCCCTTACCGGAGCTCGTTGCAGAGCCAACAAGCGCTCGTTCGATGTCGTTTGTGGGGACACACGAGTACCTAGCTCCAGAGATCATCAAAGGTGAAGGACATGGAAGCGCGGTTGATTGGTGGACTTTTGGGATCTTTCTTTATGAGTTGTTGTTTGGTAAAACACCGTTTAAAGGCTCAGGGAATAGAGCGACGCTCTTCAATGTGGTTGGTCAGCCTTTGAGGTTCCCTGAGTCTCCGGTTGTTAGCTTTGCAGCTAGAGATTTGATAAGGAGTTTGCTTGTGAAGGAGCCACAGCATAGGTTAGCTTACAAGCGTGGAGCGACGGAGATGAAGCAACATCCTTTCTTTGAAGGAGTGAATTGGGCTCTGGTTCGGTGTGCCACTCCACCTGAGGTTCCCAAACCGGTTGATCTTGAACCGGTGAAACAACATACTCCTGCTACACCGGCTTCTGCTGCATCTACAAGCGTGAGATCTGACCAGAGCAATTATCTTGAGTTTGATTTCTTCTGA